In Salvia miltiorrhiza cultivar Shanhuang (shh) chromosome 4, IMPLAD_Smil_shh, whole genome shotgun sequence, the DNA window ttaagctgtcagagctctaattaattaatggatgtcggatattttaaatacggagatttaataagtctaaatacaagccccgactcatcaccggcaataaaggggtaagtcagtatcggttctctagtggaatgaactgatatttataaattaattatggtctgggctgaccatagataaattaatttatttgaggcccatctttattccttgtatctggtccctgggctggcccaatgtctcctagcccaagtagggcagaaaaaCGCCTACACCCTAAAACTGGCGCCCCACTCttctttctgtattattaaatacagctgtcagctctcaggaaaatacactaatcaaaaattagggttttgagagcagagagggggcgcagatcgtgattggcttttctgtcttgggagttctcatagttcgttgtccatccaacgttgggaattgagcgggatacagtcgagaagatcagagctggagtctgaatcattcgacgcgatcatcaaccatctgtgcatccgattctcaagtaagttttcctaacacctgtgtgcagctgttaaattcataggagcatgttaggaattaatcgttgtatgatgaattaataataatccaagaaacgatcatcgggcaatcgagtattaattcaatttaatattccttcagtaaGGATGACCGGTTAACTCATCGCAAACACTGTCAATGGCAGCGATATTGCCTTCATGATCGCCGGGGTTCCATTTCCCATCTATTCTTGCACGATCCAACTTTAGTAATACAAGAAGCTCAGTTGGGCGCGACCATGGCGGGTAGTAATGAACATCACTTTGGGATATGGCATttggtttcattttttttgggaGAAATGAGTTCTGCCCAAATGAGGCTCAAATATATAGCCAGTAAAATTACCTTTTTTGTTGCTCAAAATTAGAAGTGGTAATCTGAGATCTCAAATTTTCGTGACCAAGTATTGTCATATCAAACTTTATCATTTATCAGATAAAGCATAAAGCAAGGAATATATGCTCCAAAAAAACCAGCAAATAAAAGACACTTCACTCGAAGACAAAAATGACTATATtcatttttaattcaaattatattaactaaataaaacatACAAATACATAGATACGCGTAACAAACTTgatctgcgcgctgcgcgcccggcgggcggcgcgctgccgctgctgttgacgTCCGCTGGAGCAGCTGCCGCCGAGATCGCCGAGGgcctgttgctgctgctgctgtgcgcgCGCTGGAGGCGCCAGGCCGACCTGCTGCTGTTGCCGGGCGCTGGCTGCTGCTGGAGGTGTTGCGCGCGCCGGGCCGCGGCGACATCGCCGGGCCGCTGCTGCGCGCCGAGAGGCGGCTGGCATgggaggcggcggcagctagggtttccaaaccctagctgcgttttctcaaaccctagggggcccaaaccctaattccaacgaCGGGCTTGAAGTTTTCGGGCCGTTttagtttttgggcttgtttttctattttattttgtaatagaatagatgttgggtttccacgaatggatcacgaagaattttaattctttaattatgtttctttgcatgtcgtggttgttaatcccttatgctctttacctgcttttgcacgtctttgcttgttaatatttgtttattaattgcgcttagacgagcatgctagtaggtttgccgttttcttaagcatgttttagaattctgcgagcatgatttacatgttgcgttctagagaagcatgtttaggtttatgtgcttgagcatgaacaaaccttttgaaagaaaaatgactaagctgtttaataatttttatagtgattaaaaattattttagacctccacatgcggtctctagacaaagtgattggcggtatgggtaaacgtccacccgcgtggcttacttcatatttgtttctcataagtttgtcagaagaggtttctataaaaatatttaaattcattgaagtagtgggagttatacagtaaacgtccacccgcgtggcttgcttgtatgattttcacaagtactttggagaatgattttaaataagataaccaaagtaattaaatcgaaagcgacatggtccgagtgagtatgtcaattttgagaatttaattattaaggttaaattgtggtcattgcttagatatcatatcaagtacaatgtacaactccccgcggagtcccttcttgattatgatatggtctagttaaggtgccaactattaatttcttttgtcaaaaggttaagttgacatggatagaaattaaacgactaggtaaatagtctggttaaggagtccgtgtgtaaacgtccacccgcgtggcttgcatATGGATTCTTTgagcagttggaggtttcactaatattgttttatcaaaaggttacaatattattgttacgaactatatgtgtttcatgttcttacatgtttatttgtttactttcagatatgtctatgtctccgattattaacattctagcaaacaatcctctcaccggtccaaattacaccgaatggaaatgccatattatgtatattcttgacgctgatgagcacagttttgtgcttaccactccacgtcccgcggccttaactgatgagtcgactgatgcggaacgtgaggcgcataaaaggtggcacaagtcgaataatatggccaagtgctatattatgatgactatgtcgcaaaatttgcaactccagcatcaggtcatggatgacgcagcgaccatcatgttaaacctcagcgaggtttatggggagtcagagaggtctgctcgttttaacttgatgagagaaatcttatcttgtaaaatgagcgagggcagctccgtgcacgatcatgtcatgcatatgacaaatctgtttgacaggcttgatctgctaggagggggtatcgaaggcgaagccaaggtcgatatcatcctcaatactctccccaaaacttttgagcacttccgtctcaatgtcgttatgagcaaggccaactatactctcaatgagttattgaatgctctagtttcggcagagggggtcatgggcacgcgcaatgggaaagaggtccttgttgctgccaagggatctgcttcttcgtcgaaaggcgggaaaaagaagtggaaaggtccaaagggcaagcatgaccatgaggctagtgggagcggtaaagccaaagttgatggccctagcggcggcgtgaacaagccgacagccaagggaaagtgcttcaagtgcggcaaggttgggcattggaagaaagattgtccagtgctcaaggcaaagggacaaggtacgtcacaagttttagtaacagaaacatgtttagcttcattttctactcattcgtgggtagtggatacgggggcaactgaccatgtttgttacaccttgcaggggttcaacccaacaagggagctggcaagtgatgagatcaccatctccatgggcaatgcgtcgaaggtcgcagctgttgctattggagatttatctttatgttttggtgatgacattttagttttgagagatattttatatgtgccggatttttggcggaacataatttctgtttcaaaattgtttttgaatggatattctgttgtttttgatagaggtgtttctatcatgagagataacaagactatttgttctggaattttgaacaattctctctatactattacatgtccaattaacaactctgtccatgttgcatctacatcacaaatccttccaaatccgaataagaggaagtattattctcatgaacaatatacgcatgcgtggcacctaaggttaggccacatcaatctaaataggattcaaaggctcgtttcaaatggagtcttgaaagactttcaagctgttccatttagaacctgcgaatcctgtatagagggaaagatgacggcaaggccttttaaggccaaggggaatagggcctcgcatgtgttagaattgattcactctgacttgtgtggaccgatgtccactagagctcgtggagggtatgagtacttcgtcactttcattgacgattactcaagatatgggtatatttacctacttcaacgcaagtctgaatgctttgagaaattcaaagaattcaaggcggaagtggagaagagattgggtaaatctatcaagtcattgcggtctgatcgcggtggcgaatacctcgggaacgagttcttgcaatacttgtcagattcagggattacatcccaattgactgcaccgggtactccccaacagaatggtgtagcagagagaagaaatagaacacttttggaaatggtaagatcaatgatgagttatgcatcattgcctatttcgttttggggatatgccttggaaacagcggtatacttgctgaatctagtgccttccaaatcggttcctaaaactcctgtcGAGTTATGGTATGGGTACCAGCCCAGTCTaaaccatataaagatatggggttgtcctgcatacgtgctagacaaggaagcgaggaagttggaacctagatgtgaagtaatgctgtttataggatatcctaaaggaacgaaaggtggttatttttataatcctaaggatcagaaagtggttgttagcaccaacgcacgattcttggaacaggattatatagatcaacacaagtctaggtccgagattgtccttcaagaaatcgaaggcaatggacaggcgaatccatcaccccagccaagtgtgcaagtgaatgcaccacaggacactgcacaaaccattgtcacagctgtaccaccaccgcttcgtcgtagtgggagggttgtagttcaacccgatcgatttatgttcttgggagaatcttcggatctactccctgttgatgaacaaaaggatgtcgaccctgataactatagacaagcaatgaaagatcaagatgcagattcttggtacgaggccatggtttctgagatagaatccatgggtgctatggacgtatacgagaagaccgaactaccagatggctttgtagctataggtagtaggtgggtatacaagagaaagagagattcggatggcgaagtcgcagcttttaaagctagactggtagcgaaaggttatacccaggaacagggtatagattatgatgagaccttttcgccggttgccatgctcaagtctatccgaatactccttgccatagcggcccacatgaaccttgagatttggcaaatggatgtcaagaccgctttcttaaacggtttccttgaagaaggaagggacatctatatgcagcaacctgaaggatttctgaagaagggcgaagagcatcttgtgtggaagcttaagaagtccatttatggacttaagcaagcttcgaggtcatggaacaaacgttttgacgaggtcattaaatcctatggatttactcgttgtgagaacgaaagttgcgtgtaccgtttagatgccaatggtgacgtggttttccttgcactttatgtagatgatattctcctcattggcaacaatgttgagctattatcggacataaagaagtggttatccgaacagtttcaaatgaaagacttaggagatgcagcgtacatcctggggatcaaggtcgttcgtgatcgccagaaaaggatgttgagcttatctcaagcgtcttacattgatactgtgattgctcgttttagcatgcaaaataacaagaaaggcttgctaccttttagacatggcattcctctgtctaaggacatgtgtcctaagacgcctagtgaggttgaggagatgaggaagataccctatgcttccgccgtaggtagcctcatgtatgcgatgctctgcacgagacctgatatttgctatgtcgttggcatggttgcaagatatcagtcgaaccctggaccaggacactggactgcggtaaagcatattctcaagtacctgaagaggactcgagattataggctagtttaccagtcagacagtctatttcctttgggttacaccgattcggatttccaggctgaccgggatgagaagagatctacctctggttatgtgtttaccttgggaggtggagccgtatcgtggcggagtgcaaagcagaagtgcattgcagactccaccatggaagccgagtatgtagctgcttcggaagctgctaaagaggctgtatggttccggaactacctcttggatctaggagtggtccctaatttgcctaagagtatcataatttattgtgataactcgggtgcagtggcaaattctaaggaacccaggagccacaaggcgtcaaagcacatagagagaaagtaccacatcatacgagaaatcgtaaacagaggagatgtgctagtagaaaagattgacacattggagaacctagctgatcctttcacgaaaagcttaccgcaaaagacctatgagaagcatgctcgagggatgggattgcggttgatgccacccacttagagaaaaactttcagtataagtgggagagatgaagtgaagtttttgtaatagctagtatttagacacattgtatactaaaagttttgctttagtataagtgggagattgttggatttgtatactgaaagcaagaactttatgcttgtatacaatgattcctgttttcactattcttatctcctatctgattgtgttcatgattgcatatgtatgttatttatctctgtataagtagattatatggcgtgttgtagatcacagaagaccatataattggaataacattaagagatataatatgatcacagccgaaataactctaggacaagttattggtttaggctgcagtatagatggaagtagtttgtcttggctacttgtctatactggtacgtctttacgtattgataggaccacagtttgagatgtattcttctatctgacttaagtgaagaatcaagatctcggtgacttataaatcttaatactaataagtattcaaatATAtgtgttaactcgtatatcactttgacttactatgggtgaaagttatatactaactcgagtactctgtatcttgggtgatagcggttaatatatgatatttgattatctgtattagtacccgtatccggtataggataatgacatccccttaaggagctcaataaggtttattacgctaaaccctgcaggttgattaagttcaggcgtaataataaagtttgagtggtactgcttaaggaattattaagagattaattaatttaagctgtcagagctctaattaattaatggatgtcggatattttaaatacggagatttaataagtctaaatacaagccccgactcatcaccggcaataaaggggtaagtcagtatcggttctctagtggaatgaactgatatttataaattaattatggtctgggctgaccatagataaattaatttatttgaggcccatctttattccttgtatctggtccctgggctggcccaatgtctcctagcccaagtagggcagaaaaaCGCCTACACCCTAAAACTGGCGCCCCACTCttctttctgtattattaaatacagctgtcagctctcaggaaaatacactgataaaaaattagggttttgagagcagagagggggcgcagatcgtgattggcttttctgtcttgggagttctcatagttcgttgtccatccaacgttgggaattgagcgggatacagtcgagaagatcagagctggagtctgaatcattcgacgcgatcatcaaccatctgtgcatccgattctcaagtaagttttcctaacacctgtgtgcagctgttaaattcataggagcatgttaggaattaatcgttgtatgatgaattaataataatccaagaaacgatcatcgggcaatcgagtattaattcaatttaatattccttcagtaaGGATGACCGGTTAACTCATCGCAAACACTGTCAATGGCAGCGATATTGCCTTCATGATCGCCGGGGTTCCATTTCCCATCTATTCTTGCACGATCCAACTTTAGTAATACAAGAAGCTCAGTTGGGCGCGACCATGGCGGGTAGTAATGAACATCACTTTGGGATATGGCATttggtttcattttttttgggaGAAATGAGTTCTGCCCAAATGAGGCTCAAATATATAGCCAGTAAAATTACCTTTTTTGTTGCTCAAAATTAGAAGTGGTAATCTGAGATCTCAAATTTTCGTGACCAAGTATTGTCATATCAAACTTTATCATTTATCAGATAAAGCATAAAGCAAGGAATATATGCTCCAAAAAAACCAGCAAATAAAAGACACTTCACTCGAAGACAAAAATGACTATATtcatttttaattcaaattatattaactaaataaaacatACAAATACATAGATACGCGTAACAAACTTGATCTGTTTACTTGTCATCTATACTAATATCTTATTTTAAGCCttaacatgaagaaaaaaaaagggaataAGCAATTCACCGAACCTCATGGCATTAGATCCAACAACAAATAATGGAAATCAATTAGTAATAAATATCCATAACCAAGTCATTCATATTACAGATAACCACGAGTACTGTTGTTGTCTAACATAATTACATCAAAATATTCAAAAGAGACCTCTGCTCATAACTTTGCCTTTGGCTTCCTAGAAAGTACAATACAAAACCAAACTCAAAGCTATGAAGGAGGATTCTTTCCAAAACAATAAAATCCATGATTGTTCAAGTTCCAAAAAAACACGTGCTGCACATCACAAGAAAGGGTACCTGCACCTGCCAAAACTCCAACATACCGACAATTTAGGCTTCAAAGGAGGCTCCAAACAGACGGACTACGTACCTCCGACGTAATATGGCACCACGCTCAGGATTTATGCGATCAACGGGGACACCATATGCACGGCATTCCATATACTTTAGCGCCATGATTCCACAATCGCTGCAATTTGTTTGTTGTGGAGGGTTCTCGAACTTGACAACATCCCAACTATCTACGACCGCGTCTCAATAGTTGGACCTCTCCCACACTCTACCCAAACGGCATAATATAGGTATATTCTTCCGGACATTGTCAAAATGGCTGGCAACTACATCCCAACTATAATTGAAAGAGTCATAGACCACAATACGTTGCTCCGGTATACATATCTCATAGAAACACCAATGATTGCCATTGATGTGAGCGACACCAAATACACGTCGAACCTTAAACCATTCAAGCCCACCTATGAAAGGAAGACTTCCTCGGACATATGGCATCAATGCGCCAACCATTTCCTCAAGGTTTTCACTTTGCAAAGCCAACTTCTCACATATTAAAGGCAAGATAAAGAACAAAATCAGTCGTGTATACATAAAACTTAATGGAAAACAATGAAAGTATACTTACCCAACAACCCATCTCGAGGCAACACCAATCTCGTAATACTGGAGACGCTACGTCtttgttgaaatcaatcaaTAGCAAATAGATTAGTGCATTAATATGCTGCCAAAGAAAGAAATATTATTCCTGCTCACAATATGAGTTACGAAatgagttaaaaaaaataaatattgttcCTCCCACATAGATGCATAATGTACTCACAATATTATTCCTCGTCAGAATATGAGTACCAAATAAATTAGTGCACTTTTATATGAGTAGCAATATGAGTCACAATATGAGTAACAGTATGactcaaaaaatataaatattattaaggCCAAATACATGAATAATATGCTCACAATATTATGCCTGCTCACAATATGAGTACCAACTTAACGAGTGCATTATTATGATCCATAgtgaaaaaaaatctcaaattgaTATGTTTCTTACCTCGCTCTCCAACCATCCATGGCGTTGCAAAATGACATCAAACCACTCAAAATCTAAAACACGCAGGAGTTTGATCGGAAGCCTACGATCATATCGGCTACAAGTGCAAATGAGTCAAAACAATATCAGTTAAAAATGGGAAAAATTCAACAAATACATAAACTAATGAATGGGcagttgcaaaaaaaaaaaatcataccgATCTCCAAGAGAAGCAGCCTTCTGCCATCGAAGGAATGGATTTAGTTCAGAGTAGTTGAAGTCATAATCACAAGGATCATATTTAAGGCGTTCCATCAACATTTGGTCAGAACCAACTTCCATGTTCGCCGATGTGCAACCAACATTGAGAGACGGGATGAAGTTGGTTGTATAGGCATGGCTGTTTTCTGTAGTTATGTCCTTGCTCTTCAAAGCTATACCAACACCTGTACTCGTACGTGGAAAGAAGCTTTTTTCTTCATAACCTTCAGATTTTGACCTCTGATCATCACAGAAATTAGACTTCTTTAAAGGATTATCATATAGGGAACCGACTTCATGGGTTGATGACGAATAAACTGATTCACAGCCAGTGGATCTTCATGCATCAATTCGTTGCCACACAAGTCATTACTAAAACCCTCCTCTCGCTCGTGTTTTTTACACATATTAATAAGTTCTTTAATATTCGCAAAGCGAGCAAATTCACCTCCATCACAAGGAAACTCTCcatttattttgccaaacaaaCCTTCATCAAGTTTACTGCATTGTTCTCCACCAGATTTTATTGGGTTTGCGCTTGCCTTCGGGTGAAAGTAAGACCGGAGGCACTCTAACACCTCATCGTGTAGAGTCGTAGTACCACTCTCAACTTTAACAAATAGCTTATCAATTTTCTGATCTAACTTATCGACTTtctccatcaactccatcatcaAAAAGATCAAGGCCTGTcgtacccaaaaaaaaattaaattaaatataacacaaaaaTCATTTCTGTGttttaaaaaaaggaaataagaCTCACATTGCTATTAGTCTTTGCTTTTTCAGCAACCGTAGTGTAATTCAGAATTTCCACGCTATTGTTAGAAAGGGCAGGGCTAGATGCTCGATTTTCTGCATTATCATCCTCAACTTTTGCCTTCTTTGCTTCTATATTCTTTGTTTTTCCTACCAAACGAGGGAAACGGCGGGGATCCAAGCTTATCAACGGCTTCTCTCCATAGCCTTTTCCAACAGCCACATTTCCCAACGAATCCAAGCTTAAATGTTCTGAATTCTTCATTGGAGTATTCTGGATTGCAGCTTCTTTTCCAACAGCCTCATCTTCCTCAAATGTCAGACGTCTTTTTCGTACCAAACTCTTTGCATTAAATACAGGAATGGGTGAAGCGGGATGCAAGGTTGAAGGAATACCAAGAACATCCATCAGCTTATATTCCGTGGGAGAAACAATGATGGGAACCTACAACAATGCATAAAATGTTATTAAgacaacaaaaaaaatgtaatgaatagaaatgttcaaaaaaaatatatgcaaCATACCGGATCCCTTCCGGATCTAGGTAAAAAATATGGCCACAAGTCATCAAAGTGAAACCCGGAATCAGCAGACCAATGTTGCATTCTTGGAATGTTGTTCTCATGCTCCATCAATCGCTTGCCGCAAAAGGCAGCCAACGATGGCATAATTTCATAAGCCCAAGCCTGTAAGGCGTACACAAAACCATAAGCCTCTACTGTCAGCCTATTTTCAGTTGTTCCCATTTTATCGAGGAGCTTTCTTGCATTATACGTACGAGGGACCAAGAAATCATAAGCTGTTCTGCCCCACGGATACCGAAGGAACCTCTCAAGGTCATCCATGAGATGAATATAACCAAGATCGACGTTCTTCTGCGTCCTATCCTTCATCACCAAAAGCCCGTACACAATATACAAATAGGCTAGCTTCAAGCTTGTCTCTGATCTGCCACAGGTCTCTTTGCATTCTTTGATAAAGGTTTTCTCTATGTTTACCAAACGCAGATAACGTTGTCCACCAAAAACTTTTTGGTGGAAAAAAGAACCTTGAGGTAAAATGATACTACCACCGAACTTCAGTCCCGTCATTATGGCAAAATCAGCCAGCCCAAATTCTACAAAATGGTTTCCAACTCTATACTGTAGTACAGACTTTTTCAACGAAGCACTCTGCAATCGCCGGCACATCACGCTTGTAGAGTTGCCCTTGGAACTCAAAATTTTGGATCTCCAACAAACCTCCAAAGCAAGAGCCTCGTAAATGAGCAAAGTTTTCAACAGATAAATGCTCCCGTAACAAGTTCAAAAACCGAAGGTGACACCTAGCAGATACGAGAGCACCTacacata includes these proteins:
- the LOC131022906 gene encoding uncharacterized protein LOC131022906: MTGLKFGGSIILPQGSFFHQKVFGGQRYLRLVNIEKTFIKECKETCGRSETSLKLAYLYIVYGLLVMKDRTQKNVDLGYIHLMDDLERFLRYPWGRTAYDFLVPRTYNARKLLDKMGTTENRLTVEAYGFVYALQAWAYEIMPSLAAFCGKRLMEHENNIPRMQHWSADSGFHFDDLWPYFLPRSGRDPVPIIVSPTEYKLMDVLGIPSTLHPASPIPVFNAKSLVRKRRLTFEEDEAVGKEAAIQNTPMKNSEHLSLDSLGNVAVGKGYGEKPLISLDPRRFPRLVGKTKNIEAKKAKVEDDNAENRASSPALSNNSVEILNYTTVAEKAKTNSNALIFLMMELMEKVDKLDQKIDKLFVKVESGTTTLHDEVLECLRSYFHPKASANPIKSGGEQCSKLDEGLFGKINGEFPCDGGEFARFANIKELINMCKKHEREEGFSNDLCGNELMHEDPLARSKSEGYEEKSFFPRTSTGVGIALKSKDITTENSHAYTTNFIPSLNVGCTSANMEVGSDQMLMERLKYDPCDYDFNYSELNPFLRWQKAASLGDRYDFFFLQLPIH